A DNA window from Zingiber officinale cultivar Zhangliang chromosome 3A, Zo_v1.1, whole genome shotgun sequence contains the following coding sequences:
- the LOC122053597 gene encoding reticulon-like protein B9, with product MSRYYSSSSSPIKRLLGQDRPLHALFGGGKVADIILWRDKRVSASILAGISIIWTLFEVLEYNFLSLLCHISITAMLLVFIWSNGAALLGQPPPKIPELILSEKAFTRVALTFRAKLTQFLSLLHYVACGKDLKWFLLTVLSLWILSVIGSWCSTISLLFFVLVCGLTIPALYERYEEEVDYLASRGSQDLKEFFKRVDSRVLERIPRGPGKRKSN from the exons ATGTCACGCTActattcttcatcttcttcgcccATCAAAAGGCTCCTCGGCCAGGACAGGCCTCTTCATGCCCTTTTCGGAGGCGGAAAAG TCGCGGACATTATCCTTTGGAGGGACAAGCGAGTGTCGGCCTCCATACTCGCCGGCATATCGATCATATGGACACTATTCGAGGTTTTGGAGTATAATTTCCTTTCACTCCTTTGCCACATCTCCATCACTGCAATGCTGCTGGTGTTCATATGGTCTAATGGTGCAGCCCTTCTTGGACA ACCACCTCCAAAGATTCCTGAGCTGATCTTATCTGAAAAGGCCTTCACCAGAGTGGCACTAACCTTCAGAGCCAAACTCACACAGTTCCTGTCCTTGCTCCATTATGTTGCTTGTGGGAAGGATCTCAAATGGTTCCTCTTG ACTGTTCTTTCTCTGTGGATACTCTCTGTAATAGGAAGCTGGTGCAGCACCATAAGTCTATTATTTTTCG TTCTTGTTTGTGGGTTGACCATTCCGGCTTTGTATGAGAGGTATGAGGAAGAGGTTGACTATTTGGCAAGCAGGGGAAGTCAAGATCTCAAGGAGTTCTTCAAGAGAGTTGACTCTAGAGTCCTTGAGAGGATTCCAAGAGGGCCGGGCAAGAGAAAGTCAAACTGA